The Bacillus spongiae DNA window TCTTTCCGCATTCTTGAGTAAGCTAAAGCTTCTTCTCCGTTTAAATTAAGCGTTCCAACGGGAAAGTTAAACCCTTCATAGGAGAAATCTAGGTCATTTTCTACTGTGACACCACCAACTGCATCAACGATATCGCGAAACCCTTCCATATTGATTTGAACAAAGTAATCAATAGGAATGTCTAAGAAATTCTCTACTGTATCTAAAGACATGTCGACACCACCGAAGGCATAAGCATGGTTGATTTTATCTGTCGTTCCATGGCCGATAATTTCTGTATACGTATCTCGAGGAATGCTTAACATTTTTACAGAATTAACCTTTGGGTTAACAGTCAAAACGATCATTGTATCTGACCGACCTTTATCACCTTCTCGCTCATCGACACCTAATAGGAGCACAGAGAAAGGTTCCTGTTTAGAAAAAGCTATTTCATCTGTACGTTTAGGGGAAAGGGTACGGTCTGAATCAGCTTGCATTGATGAAAGAGCTGCATTCAATGAACTATATACAGTAAACAGATAGGCAGCTAGTCCAATAAAGAGGATGCTGAACGTAATAATGAGATATTTAATCCATTTTTTCTTCTTTTTTGTATGTTTATCAGATCTCATAATGATTTATCCTTCCGATAGTATTCACATAATTATATTGTTCAGTTGTTTCTTATGTGTAGTATATGTGTAGTTTATGTGTTGTAAAGTATCACGTCAACCTTGAAGGAGAGTGAATCTAGAAAGGGTGATCGTACATATCAATAATAATTGTACCATTTATTCAGTCGTCCATCTATTTATGTGGTTACTACATGTATGGCTACAGTAATTAGAAAGAGTACTTATTCTTAGTATAGCTTTGAATTCAATGAAATAATTATATTTTTTTGAGAAATAAAAAATAAAAAGATCATAAATGCGTTTAAAAGGATTGTAACATCATTAGGAATTTGAAATAATTAGGATGTTAAAGAGTTCATGGAGTAGGTCGATGAACAATCTATAGGATGTGAAGGAGGGATGGCATGAATAATACTTAGAGAAGAATATACTTCTCGACATAAAGGAATTATTCCGTATACGTAACCTCGATGAATTGTGAATAAATGTAAGTCAGTCAAAAAATTTGCATTCTTTTCTTCAAAATACCTCCGAATTCAGGCTTATTCTTTTGTTTAAACTCCAGTCCAGTAGAATTTAATTTTAAGTAGTAAATAAAAAATGTCATCACAGTAGATTTATTCAAATATACATGTTAATTGTACGTTATCCTTTTAAAGGTTTAAGAATTTAAACGATTAAACGTATAATTTAACAAAGTATTTTTTAGCTTTACGTTCATATGAAAAGAGGTAGGAAGGGTAAAGCGAATAAAGGAAGAAGTACATCAATCCATAGGTCAAACAATCAAGTGTATTCGCTATCTATTTTTTTATAAAAAGAGGAGGAATACAAATGACACAAAAAACGGCACTAATAACAGGAGCATCTTCTGGGATTGGTCGAGAGTTCGTCTATTCCCTTGCAGAGAAAGGCTACAACATTGTTTTAGTATCGAGATCTCAAGACACATTGGAGGAAATCGCGGAAGAAATTAGGACAAGGTTTGCTGTAGATGCTTATGTTCTTGCAAAAGATTTGAGTCAGGAACTCTCTCCGAAAGAAGTGTATGAAGAGGTGAAGGGGCAGGAGCTGACAATTAACATGCTCGTCAATAATGCAGGGTTTGGAACAACGGGTGAACTATTACAAAGTTCAATGGAGAAAAACCATCAGCAGGTAATGGTCAACGTGAATTCTGTTGTTAACTTAACCCAGTTATTTTTGAAAGATATGGTCGATAGGGGGGAAGGGGATATTATTAATATCGCTTCGATGATGTCGTTCTTACCCTTTCCGTATATGTCACTTTATGCGGCGACGAAAGCCTTTGTCCTTTCATTTACAGAGGGAATTCATGAAGAATATAAACATAAAGGGATTCGTGTGTTGGCTGTCTGTCCCGGAAGTACTGAAACGAATTTCTTTGAAGACGCACCTGATTCACTGAAAGAAGGCAAGATGAGAACGCCTAAGCAAGTCGTTGAAACAAGCTTTAAAGCTTTAGCCAAAAACAGAAGCTTTATAGTTGATGGGACTCCTAATTACACGATTGCTAACCTACCTAGAATACTTCCGAGAAAAGTGATTACAAAAATTAGTGGTTCGATTATGAAAAAGAATATGTCCTAATGACTTTGCTTGCTCTCAAGTATTCATCTACTTAGGGCAGGCTTTTTATTTATGAAACATTGTCCTAATAAAACCGTATAATAGAATAAAAGGGAATAAATAACGAGTTAGTGCTATGTTCTAAAGGAGATGAAAGCAACATGATAGATGGGAGCAGTTTACTATATGCCTTTTATGTATTACTGTTTACGGGAGTGTGTACTTGGTTGATCTATTATCAATATCAGATAAGAAAAGCCATGCAGCTTACGGAAGAAGCTTTATTTCCACAAAAGGACCAATATGAAAAGGTATTAACCCCATATGCTTGGACTGAAATGAGACCGTTAACGAAAGATGCCAAATCATATAAATATTACAATTGGTTAACTGTTGTCATTGTGCTCCTTCTCATTGCAATGTTCTATTTTGTATTTATTGATAAAACCATTCAAGGAAACGTTATTGTGACAAGTTATTTATTACTCAGTATGACCAATCTAATTAGGCTTCCAGCAAGCTTTTACCTAATACCAAACGGACTCATCTTAAATGGATTTTTTTATCCTTGGTCTAAAATAAACTCTTACGAAGTAGAAAGGATAGTGAAATGGCATTCTATGTATGGATTACATGAGAAAATAAATAATGGCTACTGTGTAAGATTCCAAATAAAAAAGAGGTGGCTTCGTCCACAACCCATCGTTATCTCCGATTATGAAACATTTCATTTTATTAACAATTATTTAATTGAACGAGGAATTATTCAAAAGGAAGCGAAAGTAAAGAAAAATGAAGTTGTGTAAATGATTTACATTTAAAGTTAAGCACTCGAATAAGGGTAGTGGATGGTAATTGTTTCATGAAATAGTAAAGCGGTGCATAGGTCTGTAACCAATACATATTTGTAAATTATCAGGAGAAAAGGGGAGTTTTTTAATGCAGGAAATGTCTCCATTTGTAAAAGCGTTTCAACAAACTAAATTTCGACTAAACGGCCATGGGAAAAGAGAGGTGGGTGTGTTAAAAGAAGCACTTCTGTCTATTTCAAACCAACAAGAAAGTGATATATACGGAACTGGACAAGTAATTGAAGCGTTTCAAAGGAAGATGGCGAACTACTTGGGAAAAGAGAGTGCTGTATTCTTTCCAAGTGGAACGATGGCGCAGCAAATTGCATTACGAATATGGTGTGACGAAAAAGGAATGCAAAAGGTCGCTTATCACCCCCTATGTCATCTCGAAATACATGAAGAAGATGGGTTAAAAGAGCTTCATCATATTGACCCCATTCTACTTGCGGATAAAGATCGACTCATTGAGCTAGATGATATTTTAAACATTAATGAAGAGATAGCTTGTTTGCTGCTTGAATTGCCTCAGCGTGAAATAGGAGGGCAATTGCCGGAGTATTCCACACTTGAGGCTATTTCCTCCTATTGTAAGGAAAAAGGAATTAAGCTACATCTAGACGGTGCAAGATTATTTGAGATAACTCCATACTATGGAAAATCGGCTTCTGAAATATGTAAGCTCTTTGATAGTGTCTATATTTCCTTCTATAAGGGAATTGGAGGTGTAGCGGGAGCCATTCTAGCTGGTGACGAATCCTTTACAGAATCATCTAAAGTTTGGAAGAGGCGTCATGGTGGCGATTTGGTGAGTCTTTATCCATATATACTAAGTGCTGATTATTATTTTGAACAACGCGTAAATAGTATGAAGAATTATTACGAGGGGGCTAAGGAATTAGCACAGCTTTATAATGATTGTCACCAAATTACGACGAAACCGATTAAGCCCGTGTCTAATATGTTTCATGTTCATCTTTTTGGTCAAAAGGAACACCTTGAAAAGATCCTAATGGAAATTCATCATACGACAGGAATAGGATTTACCCCTTATTTACGTGAAGTAACAGATCATGAATATTTTTATGAAGTAAGTATTGGGGATCAGTATGCAGCTGTTCCGAGGGAAGAAGTAAAAAAGGCGTTTTCTCTTTTAAATAAACGAATGAAAGAATTAGATTTATCCATTTTGTAGAAATGAATATGAACTTTCAGTCAATTTGTTTTAATAAGGCAATATAAAATTATTTGAGAAAAACATTAACCGAAATAACCATTTGAATAAGGTGAAATTTTGTAAGGATAGAACTTGCTCCATTGATCAATGGACAAGTTTTTTTGTCTGATTTCTTCGATATTAAGCAGTACTCGACTTTTATGAAGGAAAAATGACAAAAAATAGACGAAAAGTTTACGTTTTCGTTAAAAAAGGGTTTACATAAGGTTAATATACAGAATATAATTAATAACGAAAGCGCTTTCGATTTAAGATGAGGTGAACCCCCTTTGGTAACAATCTATGATATTGCAAAAAAGACAGGCTTTTCTGTCACCACTGTTTCAAAGGCAATTAATAATTATCCGGATGTTAGCGAGAAAACGAAAAAGGCAATACTACAAGCTGTTGATGAAATGAAGTATCTTCCTAATTCATCTGCTAGAACGTTAACAACGAAGAAATCATGGACAATCGGTGTGGTTTTCGTTGAACCGCTTGGAATCGGGATGAAGCACCCATTTTTTAATGAAGTAATTGAAAGCTTTAAGCAATGTGTCGAAGTGTTTGAGTATGATTTGTTATTCGCGTCTAGAAACCTCCAAAATCGCCATAAAAGTTATTTAGAGCATTTTCGTTATCGCGGGGTGGACGGGATTGTGGTTGTTTGTTCCGATGTAGAAGATAGTCAAGCTCAAGAGTTAATGAACGCATCAATTCCATGTGTAGTCATTGACTTAAACAGTCAAAGCTCAAGTGTTGTGTTTTCCGACAATTTAGGTGGGAGCAAACTTGCAGTAGAATATCTTCATTCATTAGGGCATAAACGAATTGCACATATTGCAGGGCATGAAACGACCTTTGCTGGTCAACAACGCTTAGAAGGTTATCGAGCTAACATGAAAGAGTTGTCCTTAGAAGTACCCGAGGATTATATCGTAAGTGGAGAATACTTTTCTCAAGAAGGTGGATATGAAGCGATGAAGAAATTACTTCAGCTTAAAGACCTTCCTACAGCCATTTACGCAGCGGGGGATAGTTTAGCTATTGGTGCGATTGAAGCCATTCAAGAAAAAGGATGGAGCGTACCAAATGATTTTTCCATCATCGGATTTGATGACATTTCATTGGCGAAACATATGTCGCCTCGTTTGACGACGATTAGGCAACAAACGGATTTAATTGGCCAGAGAGCTGGCGAACTTCTGTTAAAGCAAATTAATGAGAAGCGAAAAATTATTGAGCAAATTCAAATTCCTGTAAAATTAATGATTAGAGATAGTTGTAAAAATGTTGATTAATAACAACTAATTATTTTTTACGCGAAATCGAAACCGGTTTCGGAAAGGTTTCGAAATAGTACTTATTTTATATTGTAAAATTAAAATAATAGATTGACAGATTAAACGGTCAATTACGAAAACGCTTACAAAAATGTGATGTTCAGGTAGAAATTTTACCTGTTTCAAATATTATTATTCAATTGGGAGGTAGCAAAATGAAAAAATGGTTTGGAATTTTATTAGCCCTTTCTTTAGTGGCAGGTATTATAGCAGGCTGTTCAAGTGATAAGTCAAGTAGTGAAGACAAAAAGAAGTTGACAGTTTGGTCGTTTACAGATGAATTGAAAAAGGGAGACGCCCTTAAGAAGTTTGAAGAAGAGCATGGTGTGGAAGTGGATTTAACGATCGTTCCAATCGCAGACTACCCGACAAAGCTTAAACCAGCTTTAGAGAGTGGAAAAGGAGCTCCAGACGTATTTACTGGAGAGATTGCATTCTTGAAACAATGGACAGACAGAGAATATTGGGAAAACTTATCTGAAGAACCTTACAATGCAGATGAGTGGGCAGATGATTACATGCCATATGTGTTTGACTTAGGAAAAGATTCAGACGGAAATGTTAAAGCGTTATCTTGGCAAACAACTCCTGGTGGTATCTTCTATCGTAGAAGTATTGCGGAAGAAGTATTAGGTACAGATGATCCTGCAGAAGTAGGAGCTATGATGGGAAGCTGGGATGGATTATTCGAAGTTGGAGAAAAGCTTAAAGAAAAGAACTATCGTTTATTCCCAGATGAAGGTGCGATTCGCTGGTTTGCAAGAGGAGCTGACCAACAACCTTGGGTTAACGAAAACAATGAACTTATTATGACTAGCGCAAAATTAGATTTCTTTGATCAAGCAAAAAAATTACGTGAAAAAGATTTAACAGCATTTGCTCCTGAGTGGTCTCCATCATGGACAGCTGCTATGAATGGTCCAATTGCTTATAATGGTGGATGGGACGATGTAAAAGAAGATGCTGATAATAAAACAGAAGTATTTGCCTATGCACTTCCAACATGGGGATTACACAGTGTTCTTAAAGAAAATGGAAAAGACACTGCAGGTGACTGGGCTGTAACGACAGGACCAAACCCATATTTCTGGGGAGGTACTTGGTTAGGAATTTATAGTAAATCAGAAAAGAAAGATTTAGCTTGGGAATTCGTTCAAATGATGACACATGATGAAGAATTCTTAACAGATTGGGCGCAAGAAACAGGTGACGTACTATCCTTCCTTCCTGTAACGGATAAAATTAAAGATGACTTCAGTGAAGAGTTCCTTGGTGGTCAAAACAACTATGAGTTCTTCTTAGAACAAGCGAAAGAAATTGATGCAAGTTCTGTTACAGAATATGACCAAGATCTTGATACATTACTAGGAGATCAAGTATCCGAGTATGTTGAGGGGAACAAAACAAAAGAAGAAGCTCTTCAAGATTTCTATGATGGCGTGAAAAACGCATATCCAGACATTAAAACACCGTAAATACAAAATTGTAAAAGAAAGCAAAAAGGAATAGATTGTCAACAATCTCTATTCCTTTTTGTTTCAACTTAGGGAAAGAAGGAGTACATGATGAAAAAACTAGATTACAAAGGATATTTCTTTGTAGCACCATTTTTCTTAGTCTTTCTGGTGTTTAATATTTACCCAGTTCTCCTGACCTTTTATTATACGTTTACGAAGTATGAAGGGTATGGAACTCCTGAATTTATTGGTCTAGAGAACTATCAACGAATTCTTACTGACAAATTTTTTCTAGAAGCCTTTATTAATACATGGAAAATTTGGGGGTTAAATTTCTTTTTACAATTAGGGATTGCCCTTTTATTAGCTGCATTATTCTCTGATTTACGCTTTAGAATGAAAGGGTTAGGGTTTTTTCGAGCTGTCTTTTACTTACCGAACATCATTACGATTAGTTCTGTAGCGATCTTATTTAATATCATGCTCGAATGGCATCATGGTTCTGTAAACCAATTATTATTAAAAATTGGTTTAATCTCTGAGCCGATTAACTGGTTAGGACAGCCATTTACCGCACAACTATCTGTTAGTTTAATTCTAACTTGGATGTGGTTTGGTTATACCTTTATTGTGTTAATGGCAGGGGTGTCAGGTATATCGAAAGAGTACTATGAAGCGGCATTAATCGATGGTGCGAACAGATGGCAAACGTTCACAAAAATTACGCTCCCATTATTAAAGCCAATTTTACTTTATGTAATGATAACTTCGTTAATCGGTGGTCTTCAATTATTTGATCTTCCGATGTTGATAACGGATGGGTTAGGTCAACCAGAAGGCTCGTTAAATACGATGGTGCTTTACTTATATAACCAAGCATTCAATTACAACAACTATGGATATGCTGCAACGGTTGCCTATGCATTATTCATAATTACTGTAGTATTCTCAGCCATTACCTTTAAATCTATGTATCGCGACGCGAAAGCAACAAAGAGGGGTAAATAAAAATGAAAAATAAAAAGAGTATCTCAAAAATTGCTATTTATTGTTTACTAGTTTTATTAGCCATTATTAGTATCATCCCCTTTTATATGATGATTGTTAATGCGACACGAGAGAATAACGATATTATCTTGGGATTTAGCTTTCTTCCAGGCAGTGCTCTTCTTGAAAACTATGAAACAATGATAAGTTATGTGAACATATGGAGCGGATTTAAAAATAGCTTAATTATTGCGGTGACAGTAACATTTTTAAGTGGCTACTTCTCAGCTTTAACAGCATTTGGATTTGCTGTTTACAACTTTAAAGGGAAGAATTATTTGTTTTTATTCATGCTGCTTATGATGATGGTTCCAGGTCAATTGGGTCTAATCGGATTTTATGAGCTTAATGAGGCATTAGGATTACTGGATACTTACTACCCATTGATCCTTCCGGCGATCGCTAGTCCATTTGTTGTCTTCTTCTTACGTCAATATTTAGCGACAACACTTCACCCTTCTCTCATCGAGGCAGCGAGAATGGACGGAGCAAGTGAATTAAAGATTTTCCACACGATTGCACTACCAATCATGATGCCAGCCGTTGCGACAATGTCGATTTTTACCTTCATAGGGTCTTGGAACAACTATATCGTACCGTTAGTAATATTATTCTCGCCAGAGAAATATACGTTACCTGTCATGATGGGCTTCTTAAAAGGGTCGCAAGTTGCAACAAATTTAGGAGCGTTGTATTTAGGTATCGCAATATCCGTAGTGCCTATTATGATCGCTTTTATCTTCTTCTCTAAGTACATTATTAGCAGTATTTCAGCAGGATCAATTAAAGGATAACGAGGTGTAGATTAATGAAACAATTTTCAAAAGAATTTATTTTTGGTACAGCAACCTCTTCTTATCAAATAGAAGGAGCAGCAGCAGAGGGAGGAAGAACACCATCGATTTGGGATACTTTTTCTAAAACCCCTGGAAAAATATCAGATGGCAGTACAGGAGATATCGCCTGTGATCATTACCATCGTACAGAAGAGGATATAGAGTTAATTAAATCGCTTGGAGTCGATTCGTATCGATTCTCAATAGCATGGTCTCGTATTTTTCCAACAGAAGGTACGTACAATCCAGAAGGAATGGCTTTTTATAAAAAATTAGCGATTCAATTACGAGAAGAGGGAATTGAACCGTGTGTAACCATCTATCATTGGGATATGCCACAGTGGGCAGATGAAAAAGGTGGATGGGTTAATCGTGAATCTGTGAATTGGTTTATGGAATTTGCGAAGAAATGTTTTGAAGAATTAGATGAATATGTATCAAAATGGATTACCCATAATGAGCCATGGTGTGCAGCGCTTCTTGGTTATCATACTGGTGAACATGCACCAGGTCATACGAATTTAGAAGAGGCAGTAAAGACCTCACACCACTTATTATTATCACATGGTCTAGCTGTTCAATATTATAAAGGTGAATTTGGTGGAACAGGAGAAATTGGTATTACCCTAAATTTATCTCCAGTCTATGCAGCAAGTGATAGTGTGAATGATCGTTTGGCAGCTAATAATCATGATGGATATTTAAACAGATGGTTCTTAGATCCAATTTTCAAAGCACAATATCCAACTGATATGCTGAATTTATATTCTAAATACGTCCATTCTTTCGATTTTATTCAAGAAGGAGATTTAGAAATTATTTCTCAACCAATGGATTTCTTTGGAATTAACTTCTATAGTCGTGCACTAATTGAATTTTCTGCTGCATCAGATTTACTGTATAAGCAAGCATATTCCGATTATGCAAAAACAGGAATGGGTTGGGATATTTCGCCACGCGAATTTAAAGATCTAATTTACCGTCTACGTGAAGAGTACACGTCACTACCTATCTATATTACAGAAAATGGAGCGGCTTTTGATGATGTATTAGAGGATGATGGCCAAGTCCATGATAAGGCAAGAGTAGATTACTTGGAAAAGCATCTATTATCGGTAGCTGAATTAAACGAAGAAAACATGAACATTGCAGGTTACTATGTGTGGTCTTTATTAGATAACTTCGAATGGGCGTTTGGTTATGATAAACGCTTTGGAATTGTTTATGTGGACTTTGATAATCAGAAAAGGTATGTAAAAGATAGTGCAAAACGCTTTAAGGAGATTGTTC harbors:
- a CDS encoding LytR family transcriptional regulator; translated protein: MRSDKHTKKKKKWIKYLIITFSILFIGLAAYLFTVYSSLNAALSSMQADSDRTLSPKRTDEIAFSKQEPFSVLLLGVDEREGDKGRSDTMIVLTVNPKVNSVKMLSIPRDTYTEIIGHGTTDKINHAYAFGGVDMSLDTVENFLDIPIDYFVQINMEGFRDIVDAVGGVTVENDLDFSYEGFNFPVGTLNLNGEEALAYSRMRKEDPRGDFGRQLRQRQVIEGVINEGASVSSLWNFQNIFEALGNNVKTNITFSEMVDVQKNYREATNSVEQISFTKGQGQTIGGVWYLVIPDEEVIAVQDELKTHLDLNE
- a CDS encoding SDR family oxidoreductase, with product MTQKTALITGASSGIGREFVYSLAEKGYNIVLVSRSQDTLEEIAEEIRTRFAVDAYVLAKDLSQELSPKEVYEEVKGQELTINMLVNNAGFGTTGELLQSSMEKNHQQVMVNVNSVVNLTQLFLKDMVDRGEGDIINIASMMSFLPFPYMSLYAATKAFVLSFTEGIHEEYKHKGIRVLAVCPGSTETNFFEDAPDSLKEGKMRTPKQVVETSFKALAKNRSFIVDGTPNYTIANLPRILPRKVITKISGSIMKKNMS
- a CDS encoding threonine aldolase family protein, encoding MQEMSPFVKAFQQTKFRLNGHGKREVGVLKEALLSISNQQESDIYGTGQVIEAFQRKMANYLGKESAVFFPSGTMAQQIALRIWCDEKGMQKVAYHPLCHLEIHEEDGLKELHHIDPILLADKDRLIELDDILNINEEIACLLLELPQREIGGQLPEYSTLEAISSYCKEKGIKLHLDGARLFEITPYYGKSASEICKLFDSVYISFYKGIGGVAGAILAGDESFTESSKVWKRRHGGDLVSLYPYILSADYYFEQRVNSMKNYYEGAKELAQLYNDCHQITTKPIKPVSNMFHVHLFGQKEHLEKILMEIHHTTGIGFTPYLREVTDHEYFYEVSIGDQYAAVPREEVKKAFSLLNKRMKELDLSIL
- a CDS encoding LacI family DNA-binding transcriptional regulator, with the protein product MVTIYDIAKKTGFSVTTVSKAINNYPDVSEKTKKAILQAVDEMKYLPNSSARTLTTKKSWTIGVVFVEPLGIGMKHPFFNEVIESFKQCVEVFEYDLLFASRNLQNRHKSYLEHFRYRGVDGIVVVCSDVEDSQAQELMNASIPCVVIDLNSQSSSVVFSDNLGGSKLAVEYLHSLGHKRIAHIAGHETTFAGQQRLEGYRANMKELSLEVPEDYIVSGEYFSQEGGYEAMKKLLQLKDLPTAIYAAGDSLAIGAIEAIQEKGWSVPNDFSIIGFDDISLAKHMSPRLTTIRQQTDLIGQRAGELLLKQINEKRKIIEQIQIPVKLMIRDSCKNVD
- a CDS encoding ABC transporter substrate-binding protein, with product MKKWFGILLALSLVAGIIAGCSSDKSSSEDKKKLTVWSFTDELKKGDALKKFEEEHGVEVDLTIVPIADYPTKLKPALESGKGAPDVFTGEIAFLKQWTDREYWENLSEEPYNADEWADDYMPYVFDLGKDSDGNVKALSWQTTPGGIFYRRSIAEEVLGTDDPAEVGAMMGSWDGLFEVGEKLKEKNYRLFPDEGAIRWFARGADQQPWVNENNELIMTSAKLDFFDQAKKLREKDLTAFAPEWSPSWTAAMNGPIAYNGGWDDVKEDADNKTEVFAYALPTWGLHSVLKENGKDTAGDWAVTTGPNPYFWGGTWLGIYSKSEKKDLAWEFVQMMTHDEEFLTDWAQETGDVLSFLPVTDKIKDDFSEEFLGGQNNYEFFLEQAKEIDASSVTEYDQDLDTLLGDQVSEYVEGNKTKEEALQDFYDGVKNAYPDIKTP
- a CDS encoding sugar ABC transporter permease, with product MKKLDYKGYFFVAPFFLVFLVFNIYPVLLTFYYTFTKYEGYGTPEFIGLENYQRILTDKFFLEAFINTWKIWGLNFFLQLGIALLLAALFSDLRFRMKGLGFFRAVFYLPNIITISSVAILFNIMLEWHHGSVNQLLLKIGLISEPINWLGQPFTAQLSVSLILTWMWFGYTFIVLMAGVSGISKEYYEAALIDGANRWQTFTKITLPLLKPILLYVMITSLIGGLQLFDLPMLITDGLGQPEGSLNTMVLYLYNQAFNYNNYGYAATVAYALFIITVVFSAITFKSMYRDAKATKRGK
- a CDS encoding carbohydrate ABC transporter permease, encoding MKNKKSISKIAIYCLLVLLAIISIIPFYMMIVNATRENNDIILGFSFLPGSALLENYETMISYVNIWSGFKNSLIIAVTVTFLSGYFSALTAFGFAVYNFKGKNYLFLFMLLMMMVPGQLGLIGFYELNEALGLLDTYYPLILPAIASPFVVFFLRQYLATTLHPSLIEAARMDGASELKIFHTIALPIMMPAVATMSIFTFIGSWNNYIVPLVILFSPEKYTLPVMMGFLKGSQVATNLGALYLGIAISVVPIMIAFIFFSKYIISSISAGSIKG
- a CDS encoding GH1 family beta-glucosidase encodes the protein MKQFSKEFIFGTATSSYQIEGAAAEGGRTPSIWDTFSKTPGKISDGSTGDIACDHYHRTEEDIELIKSLGVDSYRFSIAWSRIFPTEGTYNPEGMAFYKKLAIQLREEGIEPCVTIYHWDMPQWADEKGGWVNRESVNWFMEFAKKCFEELDEYVSKWITHNEPWCAALLGYHTGEHAPGHTNLEEAVKTSHHLLLSHGLAVQYYKGEFGGTGEIGITLNLSPVYAASDSVNDRLAANNHDGYLNRWFLDPIFKAQYPTDMLNLYSKYVHSFDFIQEGDLEIISQPMDFFGINFYSRALIEFSAASDLLYKQAYSDYAKTGMGWDISPREFKDLIYRLREEYTSLPIYITENGAAFDDVLEDDGQVHDKARVDYLEKHLLSVAELNEENMNIAGYYVWSLLDNFEWAFGYDKRFGIVYVDFDNQKRYVKDSAKRFKEIVQERSL